From Streptomonospora salina, the proteins below share one genomic window:
- a CDS encoding DUF397 domain-containing protein, which yields MDLSRAQWRKSRRSGNNGGDCVEVAAAEGRDAATANKADEEIVFAVRDSKNPDRPALAFTRAEWDAFVEGVKDGEFDSEKLLAAMRNSALVG from the coding sequence ATGGACCTGTCCCGTGCCCAGTGGCGGAAGAGCCGCCGCAGTGGGAACAACGGCGGCGACTGCGTGGAGGTAGCTGCCGCCGAGGGCCGAGACGCGGCAACGGCGAACAAGGCTGACGAAGAGATCGTCTTCGCTGTCCGAGATTCCAAGAACCCGGACCGGCCGGCTCTGGCCTTCACCCGAGCCGAGTGGGATGCGTTCGTGGAAGGTGTCAAGGACGGCGAGTTCGACTCTGAGAAGCTGCTCGCCGCCATGCGAAACTCGGCGCTGGTCGGCTAG
- a CDS encoding AAA family ATPase, translating into MAHIPREDIEAILHEYAAQVRAERHLQARGIAARIIPRSGLALLPEPRPLIEGTIDQHSVVLLAGPWGSGKSFIALDWGARISTGLAWQTRPIQETGTVLYVAAEGAYGLKRRIDAWEYAWRTKLTDDGFMILTRPVNLLSPGEVAELCEQVREHGIAHVIVDTLARCLVGGDENSARDMGMAVDALYEIREATGDGGTVLAIHHTGKDRQTIRGSSALEAGVDTVYQTEGDGRLIQLKRTKRKDGPVDDLVRLSLNPVADSVVVASQNGVGISRSEDTVVSLLHSHFSNLEAPTTRTLMDVSGMPQSSFYRVLNGLVTKGTVVFEKDGRSTRVRLAEDADTRP; encoded by the coding sequence ATGGCGCACATTCCCCGCGAAGACATCGAAGCGATCCTGCACGAGTACGCCGCCCAGGTCCGCGCCGAACGGCACCTCCAGGCGCGCGGGATCGCCGCGCGCATCATCCCGCGCTCAGGTCTTGCGCTATTGCCCGAACCCCGCCCACTGATCGAAGGCACTATCGATCAGCACTCCGTCGTGCTCCTCGCCGGCCCCTGGGGAAGCGGCAAGAGCTTCATCGCATTGGACTGGGGTGCGCGCATCTCCACCGGTCTGGCCTGGCAGACCCGCCCCATCCAGGAAACCGGTACGGTTCTCTACGTCGCCGCCGAGGGTGCCTACGGGCTCAAGCGCCGCATCGACGCCTGGGAGTACGCCTGGCGAACCAAGCTCACCGATGACGGGTTCATGATTCTGACCCGGCCGGTGAATCTGCTCTCGCCCGGCGAGGTCGCCGAGCTGTGCGAGCAGGTTCGCGAACACGGCATCGCCCACGTCATCGTCGATACCCTCGCCCGGTGCCTGGTCGGCGGCGACGAGAACAGTGCGCGCGACATGGGCATGGCCGTGGACGCCCTTTATGAGATCCGCGAGGCCACCGGCGACGGCGGGACCGTTCTCGCCATTCACCACACTGGGAAAGATCGACAGACGATCCGCGGCTCCTCCGCGCTGGAGGCCGGAGTGGACACGGTCTATCAGACCGAGGGCGACGGCCGGTTGATCCAGCTCAAGCGCACCAAACGCAAGGACGGACCCGTTGACGACCTCGTGCGGCTGTCCCTCAACCCGGTAGCCGACTCAGTCGTCGTCGCCTCCCAAAACGGGGTGGGAATCAGCCGTTCGGAGGACACGGTTGTTTCCCTGCTTCACTCCCACTTCTCCAACTTGGAGGCCCCGACGACACGCACTCTCATGGACGTGTCGGGAATGCCGCAGTCCAGCTTCTATCGGGTGCTGAACGGTCTGGTCACCAAGGGCACGGTCGTCTTCGAGAAGGACGGCCGCAGCACCCGTGTCCGCCTCGCCGAGGACGCCGACACCCGCCCGTGA
- a CDS encoding ATP-binding protein — MALAAEQHENPGVNGSAPAKTRLSLPHRIPATNPDLSSVFFGHERDQIKLARSWCWRTTGLAYDRAYPILLALSEIYTNAIKHTASGLPGGRVRIDITRLTGNMRLAVTDQGLRPERPVTLPEPRPTCIEDIEEAGRGLSLVEAVSRRWGWEGNPGDPLTVWALFDRNPSHHG; from the coding sequence ATGGCGCTAGCGGCCGAGCAACACGAGAATCCGGGGGTCAACGGCTCTGCGCCTGCGAAGACGCGCTTGTCGCTGCCGCACCGGATTCCGGCGACCAACCCCGATCTGAGCAGCGTCTTCTTCGGTCACGAGCGCGACCAGATCAAGCTCGCTCGAAGCTGGTGCTGGCGGACGACCGGCCTCGCCTATGACCGCGCGTACCCGATCCTGCTGGCGCTGTCGGAGATCTACACGAACGCGATCAAACACACTGCATCAGGGCTTCCCGGAGGTCGCGTTCGGATCGACATCACCCGGCTGACCGGCAATATGCGATTGGCCGTCACTGACCAGGGGCTGCGGCCGGAACGGCCCGTCACTCTTCCGGAACCGCGCCCCACATGCATCGAAGACATTGAGGAAGCCGGGCGCGGATTGTCCCTCGTCGAAGCGGTCAGCCGCCGCTGGGGATGGGAGGGGAACCCCGGCGATCCCCTCACCGTGTGGGCTCTCTTCGACCGCAATCCGAGCCACCACGGGTGA
- a CDS encoding ABC transporter ATP-binding protein: protein MTEALRVTGAYKSLGGNRALNGAGLTVNPGEVYGLLGPNGAGKTTVMKAIAGLASLDSGEIAAFGRPMDARSRGEVGTLVEGPALWPHLDALEHIRVHARLRGVPREWGYAALRALGMDDVARRRTSAYSLGMRWRLGIALALLARPRLLVLDEPTNGLDPVGTRDIRTLLRDLAAEGVATLVSSHQLDQVARTCDRVGVLVSGSTAYEGPLDGLAAGGDLESGFFDLVTRSDAGVR from the coding sequence ATGACCGAGGCGCTGCGCGTGACCGGGGCGTACAAGTCCCTGGGCGGCAATCGAGCGTTGAACGGCGCCGGACTCACCGTGAACCCCGGCGAGGTCTACGGGCTTCTGGGGCCCAACGGGGCCGGCAAGACCACCGTGATGAAGGCGATCGCAGGCCTGGCCAGCTTGGACTCGGGCGAGATCGCCGCGTTCGGGCGCCCGATGGACGCCCGGTCGCGCGGCGAGGTCGGGACCCTCGTCGAAGGGCCGGCGCTGTGGCCCCACCTCGACGCGCTGGAGCACATCCGGGTGCACGCCCGGCTGCGCGGGGTCCCCCGGGAGTGGGGGTATGCGGCCCTGCGCGCGCTGGGTATGGACGACGTGGCCCGACGCCGGACCTCGGCCTATTCCCTGGGCATGCGGTGGCGCTTGGGGATCGCGCTGGCGCTGCTCGCCCGTCCGCGGCTGCTCGTGCTGGACGAGCCCACGAACGGGCTGGACCCGGTCGGGACGCGCGACATCCGCACGCTGCTGCGGGACCTGGCCGCGGAGGGGGTGGCGACGCTGGTATCCAGCCACCAGTTGGACCAGGTCGCCCGCACCTGCGATCGCGTCGGCGTGCTCGTGTCGGGCAGCACGGCCTACGAGGGCCCGCTCGACGGACTGGCCGCCGGCGGCGACCTGGAGAGCGGGTTCTTCGACCTGGTCACCCGCTCCGATGCCGGAGTCCGGTGA
- a CDS encoding phosphotransferase family protein yields MPSSTDEQGRAAEVARPSTQTLRSTLEPQIDQSIVGREDIRVWEQSGVERLRLDDGQTVVLKYAIGDFDERDALTHVAENGVPVPRLLADYAQADGSVLMLLEDLGPELRAPTLEDAAQTAVQIHMCPGVPGRTVLDSAALSRLPEKTLAWIGDLREAGRWGPDEAGDIKDDLEKIARVADRRARGAEEPPFGLCHSEFHPTSIHIGNSGRKILDWARSYTGPGLLDLVSWQGTSEPLDLGAVSSLIDAYIAAGGPPEAAHARGDLPAHVWAGGWDKMWIIEWFLEGTVRWIADPADDAGIQDMIRVHLKEVVECLTD; encoded by the coding sequence GTGCCAAGTAGTACCGACGAACAGGGGCGGGCGGCGGAAGTCGCCCGCCCCTCGACGCAGACGCTGCGGTCAACCCTGGAGCCCCAGATCGACCAATCGATCGTGGGACGTGAGGACATCCGCGTCTGGGAGCAATCCGGCGTTGAGCGGCTCCGGCTGGACGACGGACAGACGGTCGTCCTCAAGTACGCGATCGGGGATTTCGACGAGAGGGATGCCCTGACGCATGTGGCGGAGAACGGCGTACCCGTTCCGCGACTGCTCGCCGACTACGCCCAAGCGGACGGCAGTGTTCTCATGCTGTTGGAGGATCTTGGCCCTGAACTGCGTGCCCCCACGCTCGAAGACGCCGCGCAGACGGCTGTACAGATCCACATGTGTCCTGGCGTACCCGGCCGGACCGTCTTGGACAGCGCCGCACTGTCCCGACTCCCGGAAAAGACGCTGGCCTGGATCGGCGACCTGCGGGAAGCCGGTCGCTGGGGACCGGACGAGGCGGGCGACATCAAGGACGACCTCGAAAAGATCGCCCGTGTCGCTGACCGTCGCGCGAGGGGAGCTGAGGAACCGCCGTTCGGCTTGTGCCACTCGGAGTTCCACCCCACGTCGATCCACATCGGTAACAGCGGCCGGAAGATCCTTGATTGGGCACGCTCCTACACCGGTCCAGGGCTCTTGGACCTCGTGTCCTGGCAAGGCACTTCAGAGCCGCTTGACCTCGGTGCCGTCTCCTCGCTGATCGACGCCTACATCGCCGCTGGTGGTCCGCCGGAAGCTGCGCACGCGCGGGGCGACCTCCCCGCGCACGTCTGGGCAGGTGGCTGGGACAAGATGTGGATCATCGAATGGTTCCTTGAGGGGACCGTGCGGTGGATCGCTGACCCCGCCGACGACGCCGGAATCCAAGACATGATCCGTGTCCATCTGAAGGAAGTGGTCGAGTGCCTGACGGACTGA
- a CDS encoding bifunctional DNA primase/polymerase, which translates to MVTPQQQWADALVRAGYHLFPCQPNSKIPACTGGVTAAINDPEGIADHWAAHPDHNIGISCGASHLVVVDCDRPKSDDWRWPSDWASVAGEYWDGTDAYCYLIEQAGHELSRGDFDLLGTMVVMTPSGGMHFYFQAAPNFAIRNSAGVLAPLIDIRAEGGYVLGPGSTVGGRPYDYLIDAPPAAMPGWLGYALQGVNQRRRSQDTRPPGATHYRGAPPNATYAERALEDMALAPDGERHDTFVSRIFRLALDESKGTVDLTALEPRIRDIGRSQGRTEREITQAIASGRAKAVAGSP; encoded by the coding sequence GTGGTTACACCGCAGCAGCAATGGGCCGACGCGCTTGTCCGCGCCGGATACCACCTGTTCCCATGCCAGCCGAACAGCAAAATCCCGGCATGCACGGGCGGCGTCACCGCCGCTATCAACGACCCGGAGGGGATCGCCGACCACTGGGCCGCTCACCCCGACCACAACATCGGCATCTCCTGCGGCGCCTCACACCTGGTCGTCGTGGACTGCGACCGTCCTAAGAGCGACGACTGGAGATGGCCGAGCGACTGGGCGAGCGTCGCCGGAGAATACTGGGATGGCACGGACGCCTACTGCTACCTGATCGAGCAAGCCGGACACGAGCTATCACGCGGCGACTTCGATCTGCTCGGCACCATGGTGGTGATGACGCCGTCGGGCGGCATGCACTTCTACTTCCAGGCGGCGCCGAACTTCGCCATCCGCAACTCCGCCGGTGTCCTCGCGCCGCTGATCGATATCCGTGCCGAGGGTGGTTACGTCCTCGGTCCCGGATCGACGGTGGGCGGACGCCCCTACGACTACCTCATCGACGCGCCCCCGGCCGCGATGCCGGGATGGCTCGGATACGCGCTACAAGGCGTCAACCAGCGCCGCCGCAGCCAAGACACGCGCCCCCCGGGAGCGACCCACTACCGGGGGGCGCCTCCCAACGCCACCTATGCGGAGCGTGCACTGGAAGACATGGCGCTCGCCCCCGACGGAGAGCGCCACGACACCTTCGTATCCCGGATCTTCCGCCTTGCCTTGGACGAGTCGAAAGGCACCGTCGATCTCACCGCACTGGAGCCGCGCATCCGCGACATCGGACGGTCCCAAGGCCGCACCGAACGCGAGATCACACAGGCCATCGCCTCCGGCCGCGCCAAGGCCGTCGCAGGGAGCCCGTGA
- a CDS encoding recombinase family protein — translation MASFKRRAVTPIDLGGLPLVPYARISRDAKGRETGVNRQDEEMRFASEEQKVALLDRTFKENDMSAAWDAPERPVWTKVFAMLESGDYGGLAVWDVDRAVRDGWLGESLIRMVRQRGFTTFLIWSPDDRYDLATDKGVTDFRDAVNRAEREIFRLRRRVKVTMRTKARHGEILGGSPRRFGFIDVYANEHHPAEADAMRRAAAWLLDKSWTVRQCLEKWEEEGIRTVTSVYKTGKRKGQTRGGLNFDHAKFRDVMMRPINVGVITADGKSVGRLEGDPIFDQRTYDRLIAYFTARTRGRPVQPARDSLLGGLQLVWCSGCRSTMTAGWVKASQGHRRHTYRCNYNGQAPRRAGCYQVITASNLEAMVVEATLAWWADPDRGKRDAAMLATMTSERKRLEEQVANLDASVDALMTKMASGSLPADRFQTTLDTFTAQRAPLATRLEELRSADTQAHAVITPERAAQMWEAASLEERQHMVTAAIREVWVHKTGKTGNRFDRRRVTVIAA, via the coding sequence ATGGCTAGTTTCAAGAGACGCGCCGTCACCCCCATTGACCTCGGAGGTCTGCCACTCGTCCCCTACGCCCGGATCAGCCGGGACGCCAAAGGGCGGGAGACAGGCGTCAATCGCCAGGACGAGGAGATGCGGTTCGCGTCCGAGGAACAGAAGGTGGCGCTGCTGGACAGGACCTTCAAAGAGAACGACATGTCCGCAGCCTGGGACGCGCCCGAGCGCCCCGTCTGGACCAAGGTCTTCGCGATGCTGGAGAGCGGGGACTACGGCGGGCTCGCGGTATGGGACGTGGATCGTGCGGTACGGGATGGATGGCTGGGAGAGTCGCTTATCCGCATGGTGCGCCAGCGCGGTTTTACCACCTTCCTCATCTGGTCGCCCGACGACCGCTATGACCTCGCGACCGACAAGGGGGTCACCGACTTCCGCGATGCGGTAAACCGCGCGGAGCGGGAGATCTTCCGGCTTCGCCGCCGTGTGAAAGTCACCATGCGCACCAAGGCCAGGCACGGGGAGATCCTTGGCGGGTCACCGCGCCGGTTCGGCTTCATCGATGTCTACGCCAACGAGCACCACCCTGCCGAGGCGGATGCGATGCGGCGTGCGGCGGCCTGGCTGCTGGACAAGAGCTGGACGGTCCGGCAGTGCCTGGAGAAGTGGGAGGAGGAGGGCATCCGGACCGTGACCAGCGTCTACAAGACAGGGAAGCGCAAGGGGCAGACCCGAGGCGGCCTGAACTTCGACCATGCCAAGTTCCGTGACGTGATGATGCGACCGATCAACGTCGGCGTCATCACCGCCGACGGCAAGTCTGTGGGAAGGCTGGAAGGCGATCCGATCTTCGACCAGCGGACCTATGACCGGTTGATTGCCTACTTCACGGCGCGTACGCGGGGCCGTCCGGTCCAGCCCGCGCGAGACAGCCTTCTCGGCGGTCTCCAGTTGGTCTGGTGCTCAGGGTGTCGTTCGACCATGACCGCTGGATGGGTCAAGGCGAGTCAGGGGCATCGGCGGCATACCTACCGGTGCAACTACAACGGGCAGGCGCCGCGACGGGCAGGCTGCTATCAGGTGATCACGGCATCCAACCTTGAAGCCATGGTCGTGGAGGCGACGCTGGCATGGTGGGCCGACCCGGATCGGGGAAAACGCGACGCGGCGATGCTTGCCACGATGACGTCCGAGCGCAAGCGGCTTGAGGAGCAGGTAGCCAACCTGGACGCGTCGGTCGACGCGCTGATGACCAAGATGGCTTCCGGAAGTCTGCCGGCGGACCGGTTCCAGACGACGTTGGACACTTTCACCGCGCAGCGCGCACCGCTCGCCACACGGTTGGAGGAGTTGCGTTCCGCCGATACCCAGGCTCATGCCGTCATCACCCCTGAGCGCGCCGCGCAGATGTGGGAAGCGGCCTCTCTAGAGGAACGTCAACACATGGTGACGGCTGCGATCCGCGAAGTATGGGTGCACAAGACGGGCAAGACTGGCAACCGGTTTGATCGCAGGCGCGTAACGGTCATCGCCGCCTAG
- a CDS encoding helix-turn-helix domain-containing protein has protein sequence MAHPYVHVRSPDLFAELIRIADVTRSQLARRAHCSKAHITLISQGKRGCNPRVAWRIANTLGATVDELFTESKEGEPGGGDPTSIVAA, from the coding sequence ATGGCGCATCCGTATGTTCATGTCCGATCACCCGACCTTTTCGCTGAGCTCATCCGCATCGCGGATGTCACCCGTTCTCAGCTTGCGCGTCGAGCGCACTGCTCCAAGGCCCACATCACGCTCATCTCTCAAGGCAAGCGCGGCTGCAACCCACGCGTCGCTTGGAGGATCGCCAACACGCTCGGCGCCACCGTCGATGAGCTGTTTACCGAGTCAAAGGAAGGCGAACCCGGTGGAGGAGACCCAACCAGCATCGTCGCAGCTTAG
- a CDS encoding helix-turn-helix domain-containing protein: MGKHIPTVRTRRLTGELRRLREKSGMTWESVAEEMGWSASKVYRIEADKVRVLVRDVKRLLSLFSVEGEEREALLELAKKASEKGWWHQYDGAIPEWFQFYVGLENEASAVHEYQLSLVPGLLQTEAYMRAILSTAPVTDSDDGIDRQVAVRLARQARVTAQEPVTLWIVLDEGVIRRLVGGRAVMREQIEHLIAMGELRNVTLQICPFNKGEHASMLGSFKILQFPQDEDPDVVYLEEQTGSLYVEKLEEVRRYSLMFDHLREKAISGPESLSMLKQAAKELQ, translated from the coding sequence ATGGGCAAGCACATACCGACAGTGCGCACCCGTCGTCTCACGGGTGAGCTGCGCAGACTTCGCGAGAAGTCAGGCATGACCTGGGAATCGGTAGCCGAAGAGATGGGCTGGTCGGCGTCCAAGGTCTACCGCATCGAGGCTGACAAGGTCCGCGTCCTCGTCCGCGACGTCAAGCGCCTGCTGAGCCTGTTCAGCGTCGAGGGAGAGGAGCGGGAAGCGCTGCTGGAACTGGCGAAGAAGGCCAGCGAGAAGGGATGGTGGCACCAGTACGACGGCGCTATCCCCGAGTGGTTCCAGTTCTACGTCGGCTTGGAGAACGAGGCATCAGCCGTACACGAGTATCAGCTCTCGCTTGTCCCTGGGCTTCTACAGACTGAGGCCTACATGCGGGCGATCTTGTCCACCGCCCCGGTGACCGACAGCGACGATGGGATCGACCGGCAGGTCGCCGTCCGTCTGGCACGCCAGGCGCGGGTCACGGCCCAGGAGCCCGTGACCCTCTGGATCGTGCTCGACGAAGGCGTCATCAGGCGGCTCGTCGGAGGCCGCGCAGTCATGCGGGAGCAGATCGAGCACTTGATCGCGATGGGCGAGCTCCGCAACGTCACCCTCCAGATCTGCCCCTTCAACAAGGGTGAGCACGCCAGCATGCTGGGGTCATTCAAGATCCTCCAGTTCCCTCAAGACGAGGATCCGGACGTCGTGTACCTGGAGGAGCAGACCGGAAGCCTCTACGTGGAGAAGCTTGAGGAAGTTCGCCGGTATAGCCTGATGTTTGACCACCTGCGCGAGAAGGCCATCAGTGGCCCGGAGTCACTGTCCATGCTCAAGCAGGCGGCGAAGGAACTCCAGTGA